Below is a genomic region from Candidatus Neomarinimicrobiota bacterium.
CGGTGGAAGAAGCTTTGCAGTCGGCTACCTATAGCGGAGCCAAAGCATTGGGATTGGACAATGAAATTGGTTCCATCGAAGTGGGAAAAAGAGCCGATCTTATCCTTTGGGAGATAGATTCACTTTTGGATATTCCTTATTACGTTTCAAACCATCCAATTGGGCGTGTATTAAAGAATGGAAAAGTTGTATTTGGCGCTTGACTCGGGGACAAGTCTTCCTGTAAAATAGCGTCTGTTTAATGATAATATATGGTAATTAAATGACCTTAAGAAAAATTCTCACATTGGCCACCATTTTTGTAATGAGCACACAGTTCGTTTTTGCGAATTATGCTTTTTATAAGAAAGTGACTAATACTTGTAAATATTACCGCGTAACTGTTGATGAAAAGAAAATGTCTCTCACCAAGAATGCCAATGGTTCTTACCATTTCAGTATAGAGATGGAAAGCCTTCGGAATAATTTCGAAATGGTGATGCTCGTGGGATTTATTTCCGTCGGGCAGGCTATGAATCATCAAGCATCGTTCGCGAAGAAAAAATCCGGATATACGGCTATTCTGCCTGAAAATACAGAAGTAACAGTATCAATCCCCGTATCTCGGCAAAGTACAATTATCACGGCGAAGGCCACGGCTGAACAAATACGTCAATTAACAGACGGTAAAATTGATTCAGCTAGGTTTATGCGCTTGATAAAAGATTCAATTCAAACACTGTAAAAGGAGGAAGAATGTTAGATCCTACCAGTTGGGGTGGCATGTTTGCACAGTATGGTCGTTCTTTACTATGGGCGATTACTGCGGCTATCGGTTTCGGTTTAGGCGTTGGAATTTCGCTGAAAGTTTTCGATTGGCTATCAACAGACATTGACGAATGGGAAGAAATTAAAAAAGGAAATATGGGTGTTGCCCTAATTTTCGTTGCTCTCATCGTTATGGTTGGTTTAATCGTTTATAAAGTAATTTAAACGTAACCGACAACACTCTTGAAACCCCGCATTTTGCGGGGTTTTTTGTTTTTATGATAAACTCAACTATTCACCTACGAATCGTTGCGCTTTAATTGATTATATAAGTTTAACTAGTTCTTCTAGAGAGTCTTGGTCGGTGGTATCAAATTGACCAATACGGTCTCCATCAATATCCAAAACTGCCGTTAATTTCCCATCTTTAATAATGGGAACTACGATTTCAGAAACAGTTTGATCATCGCAGGATATATATCCTGGAAAGGTTGACACATCATCAATAATGACAGTTTTTCTCTCAGAAGCCGCTTCTCCGCAAACTCCCTGTCCAAAAGTGATATGGCTACAGGCTAACACATTTCCTTGATAAGGACCAATCTCAAGTAAGTCTTGTTTTACAACACGATAAAAGCCACAGAATATCCATTCACTAAATTCAGATTTAAGGATCGATGACAACGTAGCCATTTTACCAATGTCCTCCATGGAGTAGCCTTCGAGGGCGGCGCGTGTTGCGCTTAATACATTTTGATAGCGTGAGGTCTTATCCATAATTCATCCAGATAAAATAGGCAACACTTGCACCCACAACCGTATTGATGAAATTCACCATATCATTACCAATCCACCGAGAGCCGAATATCAATTCTGTTTTTTGATCACAATGGTAGCGATCCTCAGTTTGTTCACCGCATGAGGGACATTTAAATTGAGCTTGAATAAATCGTCCGAGAATTGAATCGGTTAACGATCCAGTTAATCCTGCGATGGTTAATGGTAATAACAAGTCATTCATCATTAGTATTTCTTCTCCGAGGAAACCGATGATAAATGCACCGAGCGCTGAGCCTAAGATTCCCATTACAGTCACCCCACCGGATACACCTCTTTCTACAATCTTTTTTGAAAGAACGAGTCGCGGTTTTGAACGGGAATAAAATCCGATTTCCGTGGCCCATGTATCCGCTGTGGCAGCACCAATAGCGCCGAGGTATAAAACTATAGCAGGAGGGAAATTCCAGAAAAAATAGATAATGGCAAAGATGGCGCCTACACCGCCATTTGCTAATATTTGTAAAATATTTCGATTTGCATATTGTTTATGGTGCAAATGAGACAGGATAGAAGATGAAGCAAAGAAAAATACTAGCGGTGTAATCCATGGCCATCCGCCAGCGCCAAAGACCAAAATACCGATGAGATAACCACTAATTGCACCACTGGATGAAACTGCTTTTCGATTCCATGCCAGTGCAAAAATTGCCAACGAAATGGTTGTCCAAAGCAAAAGTTGAGGCAATGTACCGTGGGTGTAATTAATCAGAAAAATCTCGTAGGTTAAAAAAGTGACCAGTGGGACGGATAAATTATCGGAACCTCGAAAACTGATTGACTCCGCGAGAGTAGCAGAAAAAGCGGTGAATATACTGAGTCCAATAAGGACAGGGAATGGAATAAAGAAAGTTGCCTCATAGGCCCGCGCTAACAAATCAGTTCCCAGCATAATAATGAGGAAGGTTGAGCCAAACATGGCCAATGATCCTCGGCGGGATTTTTGGTCGCGCCATGGTAAATAAATTGTTCGTCCTTTGGCTCCGGTTACTGCTGCAATGGGATCGGCAATGGCCAAAACTGAAATGGCAAGGATAAAGGAAATTGGTTTATCCCACCAGAAATATGATAGTAGCAAAATAGCGAATGGGAAATAAACGGTACCATAACTTTTTCGTAATGTTGCGTGCATACTTGCGAATCTATCCGATCGAAGTAATGTCCAGTTAACTATAATAAATAATGAAGATAGAGAAATCAGTTGAATATTAGATTTAAATAAAAATGGACAAATTGAAACTATAAGTCCAACAAAAATATGGACAAATTTTCGCGTGGACTCAGGTGGCCATCCTTGCTTATTTCGGACAAATTCGGCCAAACCTAAAACAATAAAGATTGCAATGAAAATGAGAAGGAAGAGTGTCCAGTCGTTCAATGAATCGAATAGGGTCATGGTTGAAGTTATAAAAAACCCCCCGAAAATAACGGAGGGTTTTTTATAATGATTATGATAGGTAAATCACTTATTGGACTGGATCACCATTGGCATCCAATAAGATTGGATTACCAAACCCGAGAGATTTCATTCCTTCAAGTTGTGTTGCGGCGTCACCAACAACCAAGTAGATCATTTCGTTTGGACGGATCAGTGTCTTCGCCAATGTATTATGGCTTTCAACTGTCATGCTTCGAACAGATTCTTCTTGATCTTTGATATAATCAAAGGGGAAACCATAAGTAGCTATGTTGTCTATCATTCCTCGAAGGGCACCCAACGTTTCAAAACGACGGGCGTTAGATTTCAAAAGAACATTCTTGGTGAAATCTAAATCTTCATCAGAAATGGGCTCATGGTAAGCCGTCATTAGATCTTTAAAAATATTGACTGATTCTTCGGTTGTATTTGAACGAACTCCCGAAGAAGCTGTGAATTTTCCAGGTAATTTTGAACCACTAAAACCCGTGCGTGCTCCGTAGGTAAATCCTTTTTCTTCTCGAAGAACCAAATTCACAT
It encodes:
- a CDS encoding insulinase family protein, yielding KNATVYFVDVPNAKQSEIRIGYLGLARTDPDFFPATVMNMKLGGNFSGDVNLVLREEKGFTYGARTGFSGSKLPGKFTASSGVRSNTTEESVNIFKDLMTAYHEPISDEDLDFTKNVLLKSNARRFETLGALRGMIDNIATYGFPFDYIKDQEESVRSMTVESHNTLAKTLIRPNEMIYLVVGDAATQLEGMKSLGFGNPILLDANGDPVQ
- a CDS encoding DUF350 domain-containing protein — encoded protein: MLDPTSWGGMFAQYGRSLLWAITAAIGFGLGVGISLKVFDWLSTDIDEWEEIKKGNMGVALIFVALIVMVGLIVYKVI
- a CDS encoding GAF domain-containing protein is translated as MDKTSRYQNVLSATRAALEGYSMEDIGKMATLSSILKSEFSEWIFCGFYRVVKQDLLEIGPYQGNVLACSHITFGQGVCGEAASERKTVIIDDVSTFPGYISCDDQTVSEIVVPIIKDGKLTAVLDIDGDRIGQFDTTDQDSLEELVKLI
- a CDS encoding DUF92 domain-containing protein, with protein sequence MTLFDSLNDWTLFLLIFIAIFIVLGLAEFVRNKQGWPPESTRKFVHIFVGLIVSICPFLFKSNIQLISLSSLFIIVNWTLLRSDRFASMHATLRKSYGTVYFPFAILLLSYFWWDKPISFILAISVLAIADPIAAVTGAKGRTIYLPWRDQKSRRGSLAMFGSTFLIIMLGTDLLARAYEATFFIPFPVLIGLSIFTAFSATLAESISFRGSDNLSVPLVTFLTYEIFLINYTHGTLPQLLLWTTISLAIFALAWNRKAVSSSGAISGYLIGILVFGAGGWPWITPLVFFFASSSILSHLHHKQYANRNILQILANGGVGAIFAIIYFFWNFPPAIVLYLGAIGAATADTWATEIGFYSRSKPRLVLSKKIVERGVSGGVTVMGILGSALGAFIIGFLGEEILMMNDLLLPLTIAGLTGSLTDSILGRFIQAQFKCPSCGEQTEDRYHCDQKTELIFGSRWIGNDMVNFINTVVGASVAYFIWMNYG